The stretch of DNA AACCAAGGATTGATCAATCAGCCCCAAATCTCTCACACAAATTTTGTTTTGGATCTGAGAGACCCGCTTGAATCGGTGGAGATCCTTGATAGAGGGCGGGATGGGGTAGGGCAGAGCTGACGGCAGCGAGGTAGGATGGAGGAGGCTGGGCAACCGCATACATGGTGCGGCGGCGTGGGGGCTGCGCATGATGGGAGAGAGGTGGCTAGAAGAGGAGGAGAACGTGACCCTGTCCTAAGGATGGCAGttttacccatgggtacgggtacccgcgggtaccgtacccgcatgggtagggtatgggtagacttttatacccatgggtagtacccataccctacccgttaAGTCATGGGTAGGGTACGAGTATAGCCTTGTACCCGCGCGTATACCCATACCCTGCCCAGTTGGGAACTAATGTTAACATATTGTCAATTAGTCATGTGACTCATCTACTCCTATTGACTTATGAGTATGTTTGTGATTTTTATATTTTGAGAGTGGTCATGTACACATCTGCCTTGTTATTGAGCTGAGATAACTGATATTTTTGTCAAATGTGCTATCACTGAGTGTAAAATTGTGAATAGTTTATGTACTATTTGTTCTACCCGCTGGGTACCCCATGGGTACGGGTACCCGTCGGGTATGGGTATGGAtaaagtttcatacccatgggtacgggtatgggtagaattttgtacctACTGACTATACGGGTATGGGTATGGCATTGCTCTAccctgcccataccctacccattgacaTCCTTACCTTGTCACATGTGCGTGCGGGATCGACGGCCCAATCACAGATTTCTCATCcccaaattagtaccacctcgtttatattacgattttgtcCATGCAAATTATAAAAGCTTATTATGACATGAGAAAAAACATATTCTcacggtgaacccgacaaagtcaatctgtgctttattattagggagagatttgcAATGTTGGATTCCCATTAGGGGGAGTCCCAAGGGCCCCACAAGCTCACATGGCgcgtgattgcttgtatctgcattggtatttccccgaagaggagaggatgatgcagcataacAAAGGTAAGTATCTCTCTTAGTTATGAAATCAagtttatcaatccagtaggataaccaagcaacactatgtaaacagcaccTCCCCACAAAccacaaaaacttgcaacccaacgcgtaagaggggttgtcaatccctcctcggtattgagatagattaaattgtatgagatttgataaatagatctaactaaaacacaaaataaaataaataaacaaaaaatgcagcaaggtatttttggatttaatatgataggaaatagacctgggggcgtagttttcactagaggcttctctcgagaaaatagcatacaatgggtaaacaaattattgttgggcaattgatagaaaagcgaataatcatgacgatatccaaggcaatgatcatgtacatggcatcacgtccaatattagtagaccgaaacggttctacatctattactattactccacacatcgactactagccagcatgcatctagtgtattcagttcgtggaaaaatggagtaatgcaataagaacgatcacatgatgtaaacaagatctattcatgtaggaataggccctatctttttatccttaatagcaatgatacatgcgtgtcatgtctctttctatcactgagattgagcaccgcaagatcgaactcatcacaaagcacctcttcccatggcaagaaaaatcaatctagttggccgaaccaaaccaaaatttcggagaagaaatacgaggctataacaatcatgcataaaagagtttagcaaagactcaaataatattcatggatagaattgatcataaacgcacaattcatcgaatcccaacaaacacactacaaaaagtcattacatcaaatagatctccaagaacatcaaggagaacattgtattgaagatcaaaaagagagaagaagccatcggcTACTAGCTACAGAcccataggtttgtggtaaactactcacgcatcatccgagGGAAACAAGGATGATGGAGAACTCCTCAGTGATCGTTGACCCATCCGACAGAGTgccgaaaaggcctctagattagaTCTCAtgattctggaacttgcggtggcggaaATTGTTTTCTCTCGACTCCCGTAgggttttgggattttagagtatttatagagacaGAGGTCGGTGGAGTGGGTGCCTgtgggctccactacccaccaggccgtgccctggtgcctagtgggccccatagGCCCCCTCTGGTGCACTTCTTAggcctcctgggtgtcttctgggcagaaaaaattctccaaaaagttttgtggcatttggacttcgtttggtattgatattctgtgaagtaaaaaaagcaaaaaacagcaagtggcactgggcactatgtcaataggttggtcccaaaaaaatataaaattgctagtaaatgaatataaaacatccaaagttgataatataacagcatgaaacaataaaaaatcatagatacATTCAAGACGTATAAGCGTGCCCTAGGGTGGCgtgccccctgagcttgtgggccccctaggcACCTTCTGGCTCCCCCTTGAAGCTTCCTGGGTCTCTTTCTGTCGgttgagaacgacacctatgggatcacaagaatccctactacggttagcggggcgcggggtcatgagaaaagcggatctaacaggtagcacacggttcgtttatccaggttcgggccacgaggatgcgtaaaaccctactcctgctttggtggattgtatatttgtgttcttgagctagctatggggtgtgaggagctccaaaaagccgaatcctccttctggtcgcctcgggcctccttttatagaaaaaggggttgccacagtggcacacaggaggtggaaagggtacagcgatgcgaggttatccctcgcattacatgacaaggcgcatttaatgcgtcttgcttaggtgtccttgctttatcggggacgggggggagagatctgtctcgtccgtcgccgctccttcttgtgtcgacacgcgccctggccagcgacgcctgcgatgccacgtaggtaggcaggcaggtgAAGTGGCGCAGtgatgggtcttcacgaagatctgcatgccgccacgcaggtgcctgcccagctggttgggtcggcagctgcatgcatgcggtggtggaggtttagtcagcgtgggcctgatggtggccctgcgggtgtccttggtaagggccttgccggggccccggcaagggtcttgccggggcgcccGCTGTCATCCCCGgcgaggcgcttgccgggggccttgtggtcttcctcggctgggatcccgccaagggttgtcgtctccttagtgcgtatctgatcttgaatgtcttcacaaagatctgcatgccgccacaggggtgtctcccgaatccttaccctttgggggcagtggactcaagggtgatttgctccgtaggcgcaggacgagtcgccgcggcaagggtcttgccagggctgctagaactgtctcctggcaaggatcttgccgggggagtctgcttcgtcccctttgctctttgtggtcttggccttggcgtcgtagttctcttgagcttcggtcttaccctggctcacctcccttgccttgcttggtgtggcggtgcccgtggctcagactgcccgtgcacagttataggggtacaaaaagtgtacccctctttttgtacaccgacagtttcCTTCCATAAAAAATAGTCGTAAATTTTTATTGTGGTTGACTTTGTTTGGTATGCTTTTTCTGCCAAatgaaaaatatttttaaaaataggaacttgcactgggcactataTTAATATCTTAGTCCATAAAAATGTTATAAAAGTGCATCAAAACCATACAAGATTGATGTAGATATagaatgaatacttcataaattatagatacattcgagACGTGTCAATTCCCATGTGCAATTCCTTTTGCTTCGCCATGCTTTAAAAAATCCTGTGGTGAGATATATTGGTATCCCTGTGAGTCAAACACATGCTTACTATACCAGTCTTtgtgttaccggttttgttcttttttctcATTCTCGTATTTTGGCATCCACGTGAACAAATCATGTTGTGTCTAGCCAGACAATGATGGATACTGTCACACCTAGAGGGCCCTAAGACTATCTCTCCTCATTGTAGGAGCAAATCGCCTATTACACCTAGAGATATATCTAGTCCATCATCATAGGTTTTTCATAAACCTAtaagttgttgttatgatcaccCTATTACAGTTGACGTTAGAACAAACGAAAAGTGCATCGACCAGTATGGAgtgactcgatactctcatggtctaaggaattatggaTACATTAACTTCCCATGTTATGACTATAGACTTATGACAAAATCATCTCCTAGTACAAAATCCAACTTGGGTCAATTCAACACAAGTGTTCTTCTAACATCGTGCCCTCAATATTGCTGGCACGATCGTTTAGAAAaatagaaccatcatgcaacacttgaactagtcctagaggcaagacaAGGAATCTATTTTAACGTTTATATTTTTACACGTTCATATGAGTTTTCCTCTTAGCCTCTTAGTTATTGTAGACTCGAGAGCCATAGTAGTTATAGCACGGAACGTAAACATTTGTCATAAACTTGGAAATAAATAATAcaattattattgcccctaggctaTTTTTTCAACATCATTATCAAGGCAAATACATATGCGATACAAACATAATCATTTGCAGACGGTCAAGGAAAAATGTCCTTCAAATAGTTAGCTTAAGTTCCGGGCTGCAGTTTGTCTGtgcgccaatggcgcaacaggtcatCTAGTAGGAGTGATACTTCATGGATATTTCCTTAACATTTTCAAAAAGGAATGGACACTCGATGTGattatctatattttcaataaacatTCAACTTAGGATAACATTAAATTAAAAAATTGGAAATATCTTGCTAAAATAGGAATGTCCTACTAGTAAAGATGCATGTAGAAACTTTCCATATATGTTCTCCTTCGATCTACAAGAAATTTCGTATTGATTGACGAAATCTACGGTTTTAGGAAGTAAATCTAAAATTTTAAATGGACACCAAATTTACAGCTGGCCACAATTAAGATCAGCCTCCAGATCTATCAGATCCTCCATTGGCATGGTTATAGCGTCCTCATCCTCGTAGATCCTCCACTATAAATCCACGCCACATACCTTCGTTTTCAACTCACCCAAACAAGCAATTTTCCTTCATTTGCAGATTTTTCCCTCACTTGACAATGGCTCGCAAGAAGGTGGCCCTTCGGTACATCCGCAATAACTCGGCGCGGCGCAATGCCTTGAAGAAGCACACTAAGATCCTGATGAAGAAGGCAGGCGAGGTGGCCGCCATGCCCGATGCTAAGGCATGTGTGGTCGTGTATGGCGAGGGCATGGCGGTGCCAGAGGTGTTCCCATCCCATGGCGAGGCAGTGGCTATCCTGAATCAGTTCAAGAGCATGCAAGAGGCGGCACGGCTAAAGAAGACGATGGACCAAGAGAGCATCCTCCGTGAGCGTATCGTACAGCTCCAAGAGCAGGTCCAGAAGGCTAGACGCGAGGAGCAGGACCAGCACACCAAGATTCTCCTGTATAAGGCCTTAAAAAGTGGCCACTTCCCAGACAACATCGAGGAGCTCACAGCCCTGGGCTCGAAGGTGGACTCTATCCTCAAGAGCCTGAGTGAATGCACCACAAAAATGAGTGGGCAGCCACCAGTCGACCAAGCCCAGGTACCATACGTCACCAATGGCAGGGGCATGGGGCCTCCAATTATGTATCAGGCACCACCACAGCAACAGGAGGGTTGTCTTAACACTATGAGGTTCGAAAGGGCCCCTACCACCGTGATCTACGATGGTGACAATACTTGTGGCTATGACGGCAACAACGATGTCTTCTCTCGTGGCCACATGAATATGTAAGCTGGTAGATGAACTCTACATGTAGCGCATGACTAGCTACATGGTCCTCATCTCTTTAATTTAGTTTTGGCATGGCCAATAAGATGCATGGATGGCATCGTCAATAAGATGAGACATTTGGTCTCAATCTTGCTCTTTGAGCAAAGACAATTTTATTTTACTCTTTTAAATTTTTATTATGGATATCCCCCATGCTCTATTTGTTTTATCAGTTGGTTGCAACTTTTAGGTTGTACCTACTCTTTATGTccacatattttgtcaagcatgctTTTGCTCGAGcaaaatgattttttttcctcTTAGTATTGCATCAAACGATCCAACCATGCATGAAGTGCTACCTCCCAGTTTTGGCATACCTTGATGCACATCGCCTATACAAAACCATAATGATTCTAGGAAAACTAGAGCACATTAATTGTTTGATGCAAAAAGTCTCATGTACTAAAAGATTTATGATGCTACATTTCATTTTAAGAAAATGTAGGTATGACATTGAGCGCCAGGATAATGGCTTCTACATCCTCAATATTTTTTGGCAAGTTTCAAAACCAGGTGATTGTGTCAACCAGTTTCATCATCAATCGGGTCTCGGGCCACCCCTGAGAGGGCATTGTGTTTGATCTATACTCAAGCTACTATGAGAACCCCGAACTCTATCGGGTGCATGTTGTGATAGAACATCGTACATATGAATCCACTCCGGGCAttggtgtgataacccacaagtataggagatcaattgtagttttttcgataaataagagtgtcaaacccaaggaGGAGCCaaaggtagaatttatattccctccaagttctatcgaccaccgatacaactctacacacacttaacaTTTGGTTTACGTAGAACAAGAAAAAACACTAGTAGTACTTTGTAGTGTAAAGGGATAggtttacaagataataaagaacatgaaaataaaagttaggtgttgtttTACTAAAAGTACAATtaggttagtatagcgagtgtggaaaagtggtggtaggatttgcagAATTGTCCCTAAAGCAATTGGCTaagttactagactgatagcaagtttttatgtgggagaggccaccgctagcatgtcatcccttacttggaattctatgcacttatgattggaacaattagcaagcatccgcaactactaaagttcattaaggaaaaacccaaccatagcattaagatatattggtcccccttcagtcTTGTATTTTCTATGGTAGgaagaagcttctgtcactcttgccctccaatgcatagtcctatcaacatacaactaaccctaaggtCTGATCCACACGCGCGTTCATATGAtgagcaccaaaggacagcaacataaccacaagcaaattaaaccaatcatagcaattcaccaattacctcaatggacaacaaaaatctactcaaacatcataggatggcaacacgtcattagataataatatgaagcatagagCACCATGTTCAAATACGGGTaccgcgggttgcgggagagtggaccgctaaatatagatgagggaaggtgatgaaggtgttgatgaagatgacggGGTTGTTGGAGTAGATCGCTGTCACGCGAACACGATGattgccccggcggtgttccggtgccgctgggagagaggggagagagcccccctccttcttcttcttcttctttgccctccccctagatgggaggaggattccccctctggtccttggcctccatggctccCAAATGGCAGGAGCCCCCCTCcccccgagattggatctctctctctccgcTCTCTTCTGTTTTTCGTTCGTGTTTTCTGGCCCTTCgccatttcttaaattcctggagatccttaactccgattgggctgaaatgttAACACAATTTTCTTccagatattatctttcttgcggcaaaagaagggcaccaaccaccttatagagggcccacaagcctgccaggcacgccttaggtaggggggcatgccccatgggcttgtggccccctcgagcatcatcttgcattgattctttttcccaaaaatcatatatattccaaaataaatctcggcAAATTTTTATTAtgcttggacttcgtttgatatggatattctgcaaaacaaaaaaacatataACAAacaggcattgggcactggattaatatattagtcctaaaaataatataaaatattgccaaaagtatatgaaagttgtagagtaATAGAAttaatgaaacaatcaaaaattatagatacgacggagacgtatcatggtgcacCTCAATGTGCAAGTCATTCCATGGAGGTACTTGCTAGAGAGGTGGGAAGAAGTAACAAGAACAAACATGGATGGCGTTGTGGACCTTCTCAGCTTTGGACTCCCCTCAGAAACTGAGGGTGTAATACACCAGGGTGCTCCATAGGGAGCTCGACAGCATAGCTACCACGAGGTCCGGAGGGCCTGCCAAGGAGTTAGTGACAGGAGGGAGCTCGGAGGGCAGGATAGGCATTTAAAGGTTTTCTTGGCACCCAAGTCAACACGGTGATGGCCAAGATTGGATATGCCTCCTATAAAACCCTAACCACCACCGTGTATATAGGTGGAGGCTACGGGGCTCTCGATCCCATCTACCTCTGTATCCATCATCCCATCTCCCATTGTAATCCCTTGTACGAGGTATACCCACCCATGAATACAAACAGAAAGAAGGATGTAGGGTGTTACTCCTTCCTGGAGGCCCGAACGTCGGTAAACTCTCTGTGTAACCTACGATCTAGTACTTCCGGACATGTTTGCTACCCTACCGTGGGTGTAGTCTGGACTATCCACTGTCAGTTGGCGCGCCAGGCATAGGCTACGTTGGTCGGAGAATGAACCCATATCGGCTAATTATACATGCCCGACGACTTCATGTTGAGCAAGACCTTCACCTTTGGCTCCTTCGAGCTTGAGGTCGGCGATTGAGGGTTGCTCTACGATGTGATGCCCCCTCCCGTCATCGACTACATCCACTTCGGGAACATCGAGTTCCTGTTCAACCAGCACGCCGACACCACAGCCATCCACGCCTCTCCATAAGTAGTTGTGAAAAGGCGCATGAAGCTAAGTCAGCCTCGAGGTGGCTGGACCTTCATGAACCCAACGGCCCACCCAAACAATTGATATCAACGTGATCTTCCCGGCTGTGGAAATGCACTGGCCTCAAAAGCTCTCCCGGCGCGGGGTCTACGTGACCGTGTTGACCCCAACCGACCTTAAGGAGTGGTCTGATGCCACAATCTCCTTCGATCGTGCTGATCATCCGACCTACGTCCCCGCCCTAGTAAGTTGCCTTGGTGCTAGATCCGATCGACAGGGGCTTCTATCTCCCATGGGCCTGatggatggcagcagcagcctCAACATCTTCTTCCTCGACACCCTGGCCAAGATGGGGAATTCCTTCTCTACCCTGCAGCCCTCACCCATCGGCTTCCACGGGTTCGTACCGAGATATACGCTCCAATATTTGTACTAATGACTCATGAATCCACAAGAAATTGGGCTATACATGGACTAAATCAAGCACATATATGGGCAAAGAGGAGATAAGAGGAGCCAAGTGGGAGGCACAACAAGTGCACCAGAGTGCAAGATGGCATCTCATATGACTGCACATGCTTGTATGTGCGGTTGTATGAGGTGTCCACGGCACCGTCTTGTCCAGCCCTACAACTATTATTAAAGGGCCAACACCAGAATCAGATTAGAACAACTCGCAATCATAGAGAGACGCCGCAACTCCATCTTCATCATCAGGAGTATCCATAAACCCTAGTCACcgccatttccatctccatagccATAGCCACCTCCATCATCATCACAACAGCATTCATCCCCAAGTTCGCCACACCTTGTAATCGTGTATCGCATCGGGCAATTATTGTAATACCATATTATCAATCATTCATTCATGTTGATGTGTTCTTCAATGGTTTCTTCTTGCAATCTGATCGCTAAGTGTGAGTGATTCGGTAAGGTCATGGGTTGAGGCATAGCCCTACAACCCTATGTAATTGTTGGAGGGGTCAATGGAAGTACTTTGAATTCAGGTCCCGTATGTGTGAAATAAACTTATCTTCTAATTATCTATTGTCTTGTCCGCGTTCTTCGTCCCTGCAGGTACCTAGAATCATAGAGATCGAGCAACGAAGGGGCTAAGGGAAGGAAGACCGTGAAGTGCTATTTTGAACACCCGGTGATAGGAGGGTTAGTATGGTAGCATGGATCATTTCACTGAGGATACAACATGTGTAGTCATTAAACGTCCAATGCTTTTGTCTGAGTCTATCTTAACTATCGAGGCAACCCCACGCGATGGATAGGACCTTTGGTTGGACAACTCACTCTTGATGCAGGGCGCGTTTCGGTCCAGACGTTATTTGGACACATCCTTCAATTGGATACGTCGCAAGCACATCTTGACGGGTATCTTCCAAGACACAAATTAATATCACAATGATCTCATTCGTCAATATACGGTGAATCAAGTCCTCATACCCATGTCTATTTTTGCTATAAGTTTCGCACCAAACTGACCATCGCGTACAAGTTTTATAGGACTGTCGGTGTATTTACCTCTTCCTAAAATCATGCAAAATAGTGAGTCCTCTCCCTAAGTTCGGCGAGAACCATTGGGGATTCTACCGCGAGCTGCACGAAGCCATCGGTTAGCACAACGTCCTTGAAATTCTGAATCATCGCAATGAAGCCGATACACCGTGCCTTGAGCTCGGCGCAGTTGTGCGTCTCGGCCAAGCGTAGCATGTCGACGACCGAGTCGACAGAGACACGGTGCTCAGCAGCCTATGGGTGCACTCGAGCTTGAGGCCGTCAAGCGCGAACCGGTCGGCCGCGGCGAGGAGACGTTCCAACACCTCCatgttggggggctcgccgtcggCGTCGTCCGGCAGGGTGTCGGTGTAGATGAACCGGAGCATTGCTCCAAAGGTCTCGGGCTCGATGTCCTCCAGAGCGATGGGGAAGGAGGACGAGGAGGACTCGAGCATGCCGCCGAAGAGCTGCGCCTCTGCGCGGTGGGCGCGGAAGGTCTCGCCGGCGACCTCAAAGGCGACGTCGGTCCAGGCACCACGGTCGAGCAGGCGGCCGAGCTGGTTCGACAAGGAAGCGTCTCGCGCAACCGTGACCCTCCACAT from Triticum dicoccoides isolate Atlit2015 ecotype Zavitan chromosome 6A, WEW_v2.0, whole genome shotgun sequence encodes:
- the LOC119314955 gene encoding agamous-like MADS-box protein AGL80: MARKKVALRYIRNNSARRNALKKHTKILMKKAGEVAAMPDAKACVVVYGEGMAVPEVFPSHGEAVAILNQFKSMQEAARLKKTMDQESILRERIVQLQEQVQKARREEQDQHTKILLYKALKSGHFPDNIEELTALGSKVDSILKSLSECTTKMSGQPPVDQAQVPYVTNGRGMGPPIMYQAPPQQQEGCLNTMRFERAPTTVIYDGDNTCGYDGNNDVFSRGHMNM